The DNA sequence gtagtgtgatttttttttttaatttttattttaatttgggtATAAACAGCTGAGTGTAACTTTTTAAGACTGAGCATTGAAGTCCGGCTGACACGTCTGCCcctctgtctgctgtactgttggcTAATCTGTAGTCCCTTTCCCCATATCACCCTGATGCTGAATAGAAGAGTTAAAAATAATTAGGGCATTTGCAAAACTTGGGAAGATTTTGGAAACTGGCTGTATTCCTCGCTGCTCTTCAGCGAAGCTGGAAATACGCTCTGATGGGCTGCAAACATGGTAAATTCTTATATAAAAAACCTGCTCTGGGTAATCGTACCTTTGCCAGTGTGCGTTTCTACACCATTAGAGCTGAGGGATAGTGTAAAAGCAATGCTAACCTTCCCTCCTGGTTGCTTTGCTGTCTGCATGCCCCTGTTGTCCATGTGCTGATGTTTCAGCTGTGAATCCCCGCTAGATCTCAATGGGGAGACCACGTCAAGTTAGGGACAGGTCAGAAACTGTTCAGGGCACTCTTCATTCTCTTTGCACGCTTATATGGTCAAAATAAGGTATATTGAGCCTGCTGTGGTTACTGACCTGGGAAAGgtagggaagggcagggcagggtggtgtcAGTGAAATTCCCTTCCTTAACCAGACAAGCAACTGACTGAGTTTTAATTTCTGTTGAAATAACGGAGCCATTTTCTATCTCCTTCTCCTTAATTCATTATTTTCCTAGCTAAACCTGTAAATTGGTCTTCTCAACCAGTTCGTTAATGACTGGCACCCTCCCATTCCCTCTGCCCCCTTTTGAGATCACTGATATCACAGTTACCATTGCTTTTGCATCctgtcagtcttccctcacacTTATGCCATGGCTACGCAGCAGAGTTTAACATCCAGAGCCCTGggtggatacaaaatttatatctgcaTCTGCAACAATGACCTACAGATACCCGTGTCTGCGTCTGTGGATACCGATACCCATGGatgtaaagcagatatctgcaaatttgcagggttctggcTACAAAACTTGTACCTGTGTCTGCAAAAATCCAATTTTTACAGTCTCTGCTTATAGCAGCACATGCAGTTGCACCACCGAAGAACTGCTAGTGCCACTGCTCTAAGCCAAcaagagagagctctcccatcgaGTGACTTactccaggccctgctgtcagtggcAAGAATGTCAGCAGAAGCAGCTGTCCCACCGACACTTAGATTAGCATAACCCAGTGATGCCCAAGGGTTGGGGAGGCAGCTTATTCACACTTCAAGCCATTTAAGTTATGTCACAGTGAGCGATAGTATGCACTAAGTGAAGAAAACATGGCATCCTGGCCCCTTAGAGAGGTGACCGACACtatgttggggggcaggggagatggggaCAGATGGGTGGCTTAAGGCTGAACACAGCCTTTTTTGTGGGGCAGTAGCTAAAAGCGCCCCGTCTCGCTGCTTCACAAGACAAGCAGATGAAGGGAAAAGGACAGGCTGACCTCTGCCATCCATTTAGAATTGTGCGCTCCCCAGAGTGGGCGCTGCTAATATGTGGAAAGTAGGAATTGCTGTATTGGATCAGGTCAGTGGGCCAGCCTACCAGTGTGAGAGTGTTGCCCTGCATCCACTCAGGTAAAAAAGGGAGCTGTGTGGTGAGTTGTGATTTGTAAAGGAATCCCTCTGGCTCGCGCTCAGTAGTCAGAGAGCCAAAGCGCAGGAAAAACCGCCTGTTCTTGGTTTGAACGTGCACAGGCTATGGATCACCTGGAGTCCTTCATCGCCGAGTGTGACCGGAGAACCGAGCTAGCTAAGAAACGCCTGGCTGAAACTCAGGAGGAGATCAGTGCTGAAGTGTCTGCAAAGGTATCGCTCTTCAGCACGTGTTCCAagggcctgtggggagggctTCTCTGTGTCGAAAGGTGGTTGCTGAACCAGGAGACTGTAAGCGAGCCATAGTACTGAAACGTGGCTCTCGGCCTTCTGTGATGGTGGCGGTGGGTTTCTTACCTGCACGGACAAGAAAACCGTGTTGAGGATAAAGCTGAAGATGAAAATTGCTGCATTAACCTTTTTCCTTCCACACACAGAAAACTAGTTTTGTTTGGGCTGCTGTCCTGTCTCACAACCATGTAAAGAGTTACTAGTGCGGAGTGGACAGGGTTGCCCCTCTCTTGTCTGGGCTGAGTGACTTGGCTTTTCGGCTTGGTGACTCTGCCCAGCATAGTTTTTCTACATGACACCATTTTCCCTTTGCTACTCAGCAGGGCAAGAGCTCTCTTGATTATTGCCGACCCTCACAGTTGGGTATGCCCTTGGGTCCCGAAGCTCTGAGGTGACTCCGTGCTGTCTCCTGCTCCTTTGGGATGTTgactggctgaggtgggggtctTCTAGTGGAATGTGGCATGAACATTCCTGAAACAGCCTGCGCTAGTGGCAATTTAAGCAGTGATTTCTTGCCACCTCTAATCCATGTTAGAAGATCCCTGTTTCCTTATTCATCGTATGGCTCCTAGATACACTCCCTGTGACCATTAACTTTCCATTGTCCGTCGTTAGACAGGAGATCTTTACAGGTACACATGCATACCTGGCCCATTCTCCCACCCCTCTGGCCTGGAGTTTGTAGAGTGTATATTTTGCTGCTTGGTCTCTTCTGTAGTCCGGGTGGATGTGCCTTCATAGTTTCTCCCTTCATGGTGAGCGCAGGGGCTTAGTGTACCAAGGCAGAACAGGGATGTTTCCACCTTTCACTTGGGATACATGACAtctgcttccagccctggaaaGTCTTGATTATCAGATCCtaaaatattcatattttaaaatgttgcggTTGCTGTGTCTTCCTCTGAGCCCTGTCACTTGGACGCCAGGTAACTGGGACAGTTGTCTTTATAAGTAGAGGGTTAAAAACATTAGAGTGCTTTAGTACATTGGGCATATTTTTGTCTCCCCTTTTTCCTGTAACACCCGCCAAATAGATACTGAATGCCTCTGGGGTGAGGTGGCTGACAGGTGCTCAAAGTGACTTGCATAACTTGCTTTTGGCTTCGCTGCTAGTGAGTAATGCGCTAAAGTCGTGTTAATCAACCCAATATGCCAAAGCATCTTGCATTTAATATACGATGTATAAATATTAGTGCTGTATTTTAACAAAGCTCGAGACTACCCTATCCAGCCCTACAAGCCTGAGGCATTCAGGCTGCAGATGTCCTGGGATCTTGGTCTGCCAGTGCTGTCCAAGAACCAGCAATGGTCCGAGCTTCCCATCCCCATTAACCACCCTGATTATTAGTATTTTTGATTTCAACCCACACCATTTGTGGTTCTTGGGAAGATGTGTTCTGAGGCAGAAAACCTGAGGTGTCTGGTTCCTCAACTCCGTTCCAGGGCTGCTTAAATTTGTAACCAGCCAGTTACTCTCCCTCTTGGAATCCCGCGAGCGAGTGTAGGACTCGTTTGAAAGCTTTGATTAGTTTACTGTAGATAGTGATAAACCACCTTTAGGTGGGGTGAAGAAGAAATAAGGATGCTGCTATTGTGTTTGCTGACCCAGTTCTCTAGAGCATTCGATCACAGAAAAACTGGCTTTCCTAATAGATTGGGAATAGGCATCCGCTCCAGTGAAGCCAGAATACCAtagagcagcgtttcccaaactaatttggctgTGGAGCACTTccgggcttggaatatattgacagaacacacacatgttggggtggggagggtctcATACCCAAAAATTGttgcacataatgctcaaaagttgatttgaaAGAGTTTTTTTAGTTGTCTTTTATTTTgctaaggaaaaaaagagaaaatcatcAGAAttaactaatgtccttctgatataacagttataattaagtataaaaattgaaaatgaaGTACAAACTCAAACCAAGACATCAGTATAACAGCTAAAAGAAGGATAGCTAGTATCggtcttttgtacaaaaatagaaaggacaatatagtttaaaaaaaaagactgtttttaaagcacaaaaaacatttttttgtgaaaaggaaatgcaaaataaattaggtatggaaaaatatttttaaattttgtgatttttatcaatttatttttacagaaatgtactggaaaaataataaaaacatttgatagtttttaatgggaagagtgtttttgcatgtCTGTTTTGCACAAGTCACATAACtatattatgaatgcattataaatatacctcagtgtatttttaatttaatttggtgtcctctagttcttaaattatgggaacaagtaaagaaaaataatttacttgtttccataatataagaactagaggaaaccaaatgaaattaacgggtagcaggtttaaaactaataaaagaaagtactttttcacatagcacacagtcaagctgtggaagtccttgccagaggaggctgtgaaggccaggactataagagagctcaaagaagagctagataaattcacggaggttaagtccataaaaggctattagccagggggtaggaacagcgtccctggcctctgttagaggctggagatggatggcaggagacaagtttcttgatcattgtcttcggtccacgcCCTCTGGGGCagttggcactggccactgtcggcagccAGGAtgctggggtagatggacctttggtctgacccagtaatggccgttcttatgtttttgATATGcacataatttcttattttatattttagaaggaaaaatatcactagcacaGGCcatttgttcatggaacacctattcacgTAGTTTGGGAAACACCGCCATAAAGACAAACTCATTCTAACAGCATTTGATTAGTTAGTGTAATTGAAAATGCAGGTGATTCCTGTGGAGAGGGTGAGAGTGGTTTTTCTCTCTGTATGTGGGGTTAACGATAGCCCAGCTCACTGAAAGTGTGATCAGTCTGAGTAGGTGGCATGCCTTGTACTGGAGCGTGACAAAGGACTTTGTGTTCTAAAAGTAAAGGCTCTGCCAGTTGGCACTCTCCTGCACAAATACTGATGCAGAGAGCAACGTAAGCTTGCcctgctgcttgaagcaggaagTGCATTTAAACCAGCTCCAGGTTAATATAAAAGTCAGTGCAACTTGCAGGGCTGGTTCAAAGACCTGGATGTTAGGCTCGTCTCATCGTAATCATTTGTTGTATCCCACTAATTAAAACTTTGGGCTGGGGTGTTAGTAGCAGGGGGGGCGGGAGTCCCCCAAGGGAGCTGTCGTCCATGTGGGGGGGAAGCTCCAGTCTTGTTTAAAGACCCGGATAGCAGTGGAAGACAGGTGGAAAGAGAAGCGGGAGAGATTGGGACCTGCAAGGAAAGGAcagttttctctctccctctctgggaTGCGGGGACTGCAGGCCATTGGAACCAGCCCTGGGGCATGATTGCAGTGGAGGAGTTAAATGTAGGGCCCGTGGATCTGTAATTGTAAGTGCAAGTAAAGGATTCACTTGCAAATCCCACCAGCTTTAAGAGGTTCTTTGTCTTACTAAAAGCAAACTCCTCTCTTTAGGCAGAAAAAGTTCATGAGCTGAATGAAGACATAGGAAAACTGCTGGCTAAAGCTGAACAGTTGGGAGCTGAAGGCAATGTGGATGAATCCCAAAAGATCCTGATGGAAGTGGAGAAGGTCCGAGCAAAGAAGAAAGAAGCAGAGGTTTGCCAATATCCTCACTTCCTATGGCTTATGGAATGGTGAACTGACTTATTAAACGGAGCACATAGCACCCAGCTGGGCAGCTTCCCATCTCCTTCTGCACAGTGGGTTGGCAAGTGATTGGTTTCAAAGAATGAAAGGCGATGAAATGTTCTCTGGAAGCTTTCATCCATCTAACAATGTGTGCTGCAGGGTTTCTTTGTGTAAAGCAGCTGGTACTAGCCCTGATCAGAGTGGTTACTGGGCCAGATGGCCCTTTGGGCTGATTCAGTCTGGCAGTTCCTGTGTGTTTATTTGTAGGTGCTTATTAGCGTCtctcttacttttttttaaaataaggaagaGGTTGCATAGCAATAGTAATTTGTTGCACAGATTTCACTGTCGCATTAGAAGTGGTTCAGCCTTTGAGAATGAGATTTCTGTTTAAATTTAAAACGCTCCCTCCAAGCTCTGAGGGTGGCACGTGTTCtaggggtgttggtggtggtttTCCCCAGGTTTGAGCTGTCTCTGCCTCTCTGCAGGAAGAATACCGCAATTCCATGCCTGCATCCAGTttccagcagcagaagctgcGCGTCTGTGAGGTCTGCTCAGCATATCTTGGGCTCCATGACAATGACCGGCGTCTCGCTGATCACTTTGGCGGCAAATTACACTTGGGCTTCATTCAGATCCGTGAAAAATTGGACCAGCTGAGGGTAATCTAGTTATATTTTAAACTCCATCCCTCTGTCTTGGCCAGCTCTCTGCTTGTTCATTTAAGTGGCTTTGTAACCTGCTGTCTTTGGCTTGTATGGAAACTACAGTCTTTATTCTGCAGCACTCTGAATTCAAGATCGATGAAATTTCCAAATGGAGGTTTGCCTCACTTGTTCTGTTCTACAATGCCCACGTAGCGGTACCCATAGAGAACCGGGCAAAGAATTACTGTAACCCATAAACAGAGCTCTTGGTTTGTTCTGAACTGGAGTCCATAGTACCGGGGCACAAACAAGACTTGATTAATAAGGaattagaatcctagggctggaagagatcttaggaggtcattgagaccagccataactaaatcttcccagccaggacttcgtcaagcctggacttaagaacctctagggatggagattccaccacctccctacataacgcattccagagcttcaccaccctgttAGTGAAATTAGGGGAAGGTAATTAATTGATGCCAGTCAGGATGGGTTTATGGAAATTAGATATATAAAACTTACTTGATGTCTCTCTTGAGATCACAGGTGTGTTTGATAAAGGAAGTTGATGTTATAGTGAGACTTCAGGGAGTTGTTTGACATGATGCCACACAacgcattttgattaaaaaacccCTCAAACGATTACATTAACAGGGCCAGCTGATTGGTTTCTAAGTGAAATTGTGACTGAAGAGGCTCGTTAAAAGGGGTGTTTCTAGTGGGGGCATTGGTTCACGGCTGTGCGCCGGGGTAGTCAGTAGGCTGCCTGAGGGCCAAATGTGAACTTCCCAGGTATTTCTGAACAGATTCTGAACATGAACTGGCAATGCAACTGTGTGGCCAAAAGGCTGATACAATGCTTGGCTACGGGAGCGGGGGAATGTCAAaggcagagaggttattttacctctgtctGGAAGTGGTCTGACTGTGGCTGGAAGGGTGGCCGGTTTTAGTGTCCAtggttcaagaaagatgttgaccAATTGGAGAGGGTTGAACAGAACAGCCATGAGAGTGAGGAAGAGTAAAAGCATACCTTTAGCGCGATAAGCCAAATCGGCTGGCCTCTGTGGTCTAATGTAGAGAAGATGAAGGGTATCGTTAGACCCCAGTCTACAAATacttataattggagatacatgtCTCCTAGAAccggaaggtacctcaggaggtcatctagtccagtcccctgccctctcgacaggaccgagcaccatccctaGCGTCTATTTAATTGGCTCCTCAGTCCAGCAAACAGCAATCTAACGAGCTGTTGGGCACAAGTTGAAAAAGCCAAGTGTGAATTAGGCATACATTTTTATCGGTGAGGGTATGTAAGCTCCAGAACAGTCTACCAAGGATTGTAGGGGAGTCTCCATCACTAGCAATCATACAAGATTAGATTGTTcgtgtgttttttaaaatggggTCTACttgaaaaggacctctgtggAGAGGGTCATTGCCCtgggttatgcaggaggtcagacagaATGGTCACAATGCTCTTCTTTGGCCTTAGAATCTGAACCCTTTTCAGGCCAATGAAGAGCCATACAACATGTTGGAAAAAAACAAGTGTTGCACAAATCTTTGGCATTTCATTTTGCCTCCAACTGCAAGAGCTTTCCGTCCTCTTCATTAGCTCCCTTATTGCGTGTCTAATGCAGCATGTGAATTCCTTCTCAACTTAGAAAATGGTGGCAGAAAAACAGGAGAAGAGAAACCAAGATCGCCTGCGgcggagggaagagagggagagagaggagagaatgGGCAGACGGTGAGTGAAAACGAGTGAGCCCCTCTGCAAGGGCTGGGCTGTAAAAGTGTACAGATCTCACGGACGCGGCTGTTAAGACTAGAGCCCTGTATACGACAGACCGATCCTTTCACAAGTAATACTGTCGCTAGGGGTTGAAAGCGATCTGCTGTAGCATAGGCAATGGGAAATAACCACAATAAAGCAGGTCAGCCTTGTGTTGGGCTCATTCCTGGCGCTGTGTTAACATCCTTATGTGAGCTGCTAGGAGTGCACTTGATAAAAATATGCGAAATATGTTGGCTGCATCACAGAGAGGTTAGAGGCTCCTGGGAAGTTTCAGGCCTGTGTGACTTATCCCGTGCTTAAGAAATCAACTCTGAACATAGGCTTTAACTATGGCCCAGTATCTCAGGCTGCGTCCaggttacagggatttgtcaatagaagtttttatCAGAAGGtttcttccgacaaaacttctgtcaacagatcgcagccagactgcctggccgcacTTTCTACAAAATGGCCGACCGgaagcacagcatacagggcTGCTGGcatcccggaagccctgtctgttgacagagggccccctggaacgtccagCTGGCTTTCTGGCGACAGAGCTCTgccgacagaggcattctgcctcgtgggaACAGCAGACCGCTGTCGACAAAAGGACCACATTCCACCGATTtaactgtcgacagaacgccttgggaatctggacactccatgggttctgtcagcaaaactctccgGTGTTGACAGCCTAACATTCTTAAATTGCTAAGATGGTGCTGCTGGGTCTGCTCAGGTAGTTCCTGCCATGCGCAAGTTCCGTGGGCAGAGTTCAGGTTAGGACATGGCACTTGTCTTTGCGTGAAGCTGGCAAGGCAGTGAACAGACGGCAGTGGTCTTCACGGATTCATCAGCCTGTCGTACCTTGCCATTCAGGGACTTGCCTTTGGGACACAGCAGGGGAAACCCAGAGGGTGTTCGCTCTGCTGTTCAGAAGGGCTGTAAATGCTCTAGGGGGGAGCGAGACAAGGTGGGCTGTTGAGTTCGTATGCTAGTACCACTCGCCTCTGCCTGCTGTCTTCTGACCCCAGAAGAGGCTCTTTTTCTGCTTCTGCCAGTACGATTGACAGGTTAGGATATGAAACCATGTGGCTTAAGCACAGCCTGGACAGAGTGACGGTGTCTGTATGCAGGTGGCAGCCTCTGGGTCAAGTGGCAACATCTGATTGCCCTGTCAGTGAGCAGCCTGTAATGGTCTGCAGTCTCAGGGTGCTTCCGCATCAGGACCCCCGTTGGGTCCAGAAAACCCTTTCGTTGTCTTTGGGTGCCAAGAAATAGAGTGCTGGGCTCTcatcaaaaactttgctgcaGTTGGCCTGCTTCTGTGGTACCGAGGAAGCACAGCTGCAGAGCGCTTTCCTCGGGCCGATCAGAGGGCCTGCCTAGGAGAGGAGGTCAGTGTGCTGGGTGCCAGGAACGTACCCATTGAAATGCAAGGTGCTGGGTCCTAAAACAAAGCCCTACACGGCTTATAGTCAAGCTGCCTCCTGCGAACCTCTCCCTCTGACGCACCCTGGGCCATGATCCTCTCCGTGAGAAAATGCTCAGTTTCTTTGGTCACTGTCCCGCTGTGTTGGCTCAGTTTCCCAAGAGGTTCAGTCTCCTCTGTGCTCCTCCTGGCTTACATCCTTCCAAAAGCCTGGTTCCTGAGGGCCAAGAGAGACCGGTTAATAGTTTTCTTCTGTGTGGGATTGCTCATGTGCCAGCTGAGTGCTGGACCCCACACTGGGGCAGCTGAGCGTGGTGCTTCTGAGCTTTACACTACCTGTGCCAATTGCCTAAAGTATTCCTAGAACCTGGCTTGCTACCAGCAGGCTGCCCATGTTGCTCTGCCTGAGCAATTACCACAGCCCTTCTTCAGGCTTTGACCCTTAGAAGCATACGTACCCACCCATCAGGCCTCTTGTGGAGTCTGATGATGATCCCTTCAAAAACATTGCTCCCTAAAGCTGTCAGATTTCAGACCTGTTAGTGTGACACTTT is a window from the Carettochelys insculpta isolate YL-2023 chromosome 16, ASM3395843v1, whole genome shotgun sequence genome containing:
- the LUC7L gene encoding putative RNA-binding protein Luc7-like 1 isoform X1, whose translation is MSAQAQMRALLDQLMGTARDGDETRQRVKFTDDRVCKSHLLDCCPHDILAGTRMDLGECTKIHDLALRADYEIASKERDLFFELDAMDHLESFIAECDRRTELAKKRLAETQEEISAEVSAKAEKVHELNEDIGKLLAKAEQLGAEGNVDESQKILMEVEKVRAKKKEAEEEYRNSMPASSFQQQKLRVCEVCSAYLGLHDNDRRLADHFGGKLHLGFIQIREKLDQLRKMVAEKQEKRNQDRLRRREEREREERMGRRSGSRNRDRRRSRSRDRRRRRSRSTSRERRKSRSRSRERDRHRRHRSRSRSHSRGHRRGSRDRSSKHKSSRDRSSREVTRQRKEREELF
- the LUC7L gene encoding putative RNA-binding protein Luc7-like 1 isoform X2, which produces MSAQAQMRALLDQLMGTARDGDETRQRVKFTDDRVCKSHLLDCCPHDILAGTRMDLGECTKIHDLALRADYEIASKERDLFFELDAMDHLESFIAECDRRTELAKKRLAETQEEISAEVSAKAEKVHELNEDIGKLLAKAEQLGAEGNVDESQKILMEVEKVRAKKKEAEEEYRNSMPASSFQQQKLRVCEVCSAYLGLHDNDRRLADHFGGKLHLGFIQIREKLDQLRKMVAEKQEKRNQDRLRRREEREREERMGRRSGSRNRDRRRSRSRDRRRRRSRSTSRERRKSRSRSRERDRHRRHRSRSRSHSRGHRRGSRDRSSKHKKEVWTIRK
- the LUC7L gene encoding putative RNA-binding protein Luc7-like 1 isoform X3, giving the protein MDLGECTKIHDLALRADYEIASKERDLFFELDAMDHLESFIAECDRRTELAKKRLAETQEEISAEVSAKAEKVHELNEDIGKLLAKAEQLGAEGNVDESQKILMEVEKVRAKKKEAEEEYRNSMPASSFQQQKLRVCEVCSAYLGLHDNDRRLADHFGGKLHLGFIQIREKLDQLRKMVAEKQEKRNQDRLRRREEREREERMGRRSGSRNRDRRRSRSRDRRRRRSRSTSRERRKSRSRSRERDRHRRHRSRSRSHSRGHRRGSRDRSSKHKSSRDRSSREVTRQRKEREELF